The proteins below are encoded in one region of Drosophila santomea strain STO CAGO 1482 chromosome 2R, Prin_Dsan_1.1, whole genome shotgun sequence:
- the LOC120445747 gene encoding uncharacterized protein KIAA0930 homolog isoform X2: MALASAAAALLKGSQTPLQQLLEDINFQRTKEMRQLLKDDGGFVVLQGTTYWTDLFVRHFLFQTEPVHSIDSDDLLFFVRKKHVKSSSRHMPKFETEVEVFRKDSRKLPIGDPDVDWEETVYLNMVIHQFDYTLTLAICTRTSPKELQVLRRHSQRVYASPSRRKMDTKGEGEEITYPHICFMVDNFDEVFSDILVRDGEMVCVELVANDKDGAVQGVIFLGSIRYDALKKVYDARQSSLSSKVAQRMSFGLFSSGAGVQTRCEFVRMKGPQGKGHAEMAVTKPKGSGVETPTSEPGFCATDMWDEWEEENDDYCTYRHQRRLSDPSANLNNFSRYGWRTKNSNNQDMVGSGTSPSVGAKARSENEGLDSLASEVSEIEAGDLRDELDDGAYNPLWTSRGFTQSFHFWKENRRQQSTPLNAFLTYVTLPWWSIAKDLLDHRETPILTF, encoded by the exons CTCCTGGAGGACATCAACTTCCAGCGCACCAAGGAGATGCGCCAGCTGCTCAAGGATG ATGGCGGTTTCGTGGTCCTACAGGGCACCACCTACTGGACGGACCTGTTTGTGCGCCATTTCCTCTTCCAGACAGAGCCCGTGCACAGCATCGACTCTGACGACTTGCTCTTCTTCGTGCGCAAAAAGCACGTAAAGAGCTCCTCTCGCCACATGCCAAAATTTGAG ACTGAGGTGGAGGTATTCCGCAAGGACTCGCGCAAACTGCCCATCGGCGATCCCGATGTGGACTGGGAGGAGACGGTTTATCTCAACATGGTCATTCATCAGTTCGATTACACGTTGACACTGGCCATTTGTACCAGGACGTCGCCCAAGGAGTTGCAAGTGCTGAGAAGGCATTCGCAAAGGGTCTACGCAAGTCCCAGTCGTCGGAAGATGGACACCAAGGGCGAGGGCGAGGAGATCACGTATCCGCACATCTGCTTTATGGTCGATAATTTCGACGAGGTGTTCAGCGACATCTTGGTGCGCGACGGGGAGATGGTGTGCGTCGAGCTGGTGGCCAACGACAAAGATGGAGCCGTCCAAGGGGTGATCTTCTTGGGGTCCATTCGCTATGATGCCTTGAAAAAGGTGTACGATGCCAGG CAATCCAGTCTGAGTTCCAAGGTGGCGCAACGCATGTCCTTTGGCCTGTTCAGCAGTGGAGCTGGTGTCCAAACGCGCTGTGAGTTTGTCCGGATGAAGGGACCTCAGGGAAAGGGCCACGCCGAGATGGCGGTGACCAAGCCAAAAGGATCCGGTGTGGAGACACCCACCAGCGAGCCGGGGTTCTGTGCCACGGACATGTGGGACGAGTGGGAGGAGGAGAACGACGACTATTGCACCTATCGACATCAGCGACGACTCAGCGATCCGAGCGCCAATCTCAATAACTTCTCACGCTACGGGTGGCGTACGAAGAACTCGAATAACCAGGATATGGTGGGCAGTGGCACCAGTCCCAGTGTGGGCGCCAAGGCGCGATCGGAGAACGAGGGACTGGACTCGCTGGCTAGCGAGGTGTCAGAAATCGAGGCTGGAGATTTGCGCGACG AGCTCGACGATGGCGCTTATAATCCCCTGTGGACTAGTCGAGGCTTCACGCAATCTTTTCATTTCTGGAAGGAGAATAGAAGACAGCAGTCGACGCCGCTCAATGCATTCCTCACTTATGTGACACTGCCCTGGTGGAGCATTGCAAAAG ATCTCTTGGATCACCGGGAAACACCTATTCTGACCTTTTAG
- the LOC120445747 gene encoding uncharacterized protein LOC120445747 isoform X1 — translation MALASAAAALLKGSQTPLQQLLEDINFQRTKEMRQLLKDDGGFVVLQGTTYWTDLFVRHFLFQTEPVHSIDSDDLLFFVRKKHVKSSSRHMPKFETEVEVFRKDSRKLPIGDPDVDWEETVYLNMVIHQFDYTLTLAICTRTSPKELQVLRRHSQRVYASPSRRKMDTKGEGEEITYPHICFMVDNFDEVFSDILVRDGEMVCVELVANDKDGAVQGVIFLGSIRYDALKKVYDARQSSLSSKVAQRMSFGLFSSGAGVQTRCEFVRMKGPQGKGHAEMAVTKPKGSGVETPTSEPGFCATDMWDEWEEENDDYCTYRHQRRLSDPSANLNNFSRYGWRTKNSNNQDMVGSGTSPSVGAKARSENEGLDSLASEVSEIEAGDLRDDQQRPAFSASAAKLHPNPNCETHKLATGDQEKLPQESPSESTSSAPAEAAVPAVTPPPLSAAVEVTVAGDNSGTGQSSTTGCNCFGGKKCKKRWASAKNTDTPEMSEVYCPSCEDPSNESPACLAKMPDKRPTRLKPKSSILSVESELLVGKRSSFRLPSETKRKQQGGSITRSASLSAADRRTSLPVATKRIIPPRLRTAKAKDLEKDKEKEKDKNKENDKKSSNQKVNGSATNFLAKMSPKRLKAGKEKEKDKCGDKEKEKDKGKAIDAAKKKAVNNNNPRPDTSKTEEYEIADDATSLNGSESEAVGAAKMVLLSESDSKLMISVRGREELPVVDSPKNPTKRFEKCVGLPVEPENHPLQPDENNENEQSDITNVISPTELTPMLDVANGNEQVTSATLPRTAKQAHVSKMLHLVPKRRTPDGTNIYYWCDVPKKAIKELDDGAYNPLWTSRGFTQSFHFWKENRRQQSTPLNAFLTYVTLPWWSIAKDLLDHRETPILTF, via the exons CTCCTGGAGGACATCAACTTCCAGCGCACCAAGGAGATGCGCCAGCTGCTCAAGGATG ATGGCGGTTTCGTGGTCCTACAGGGCACCACCTACTGGACGGACCTGTTTGTGCGCCATTTCCTCTTCCAGACAGAGCCCGTGCACAGCATCGACTCTGACGACTTGCTCTTCTTCGTGCGCAAAAAGCACGTAAAGAGCTCCTCTCGCCACATGCCAAAATTTGAG ACTGAGGTGGAGGTATTCCGCAAGGACTCGCGCAAACTGCCCATCGGCGATCCCGATGTGGACTGGGAGGAGACGGTTTATCTCAACATGGTCATTCATCAGTTCGATTACACGTTGACACTGGCCATTTGTACCAGGACGTCGCCCAAGGAGTTGCAAGTGCTGAGAAGGCATTCGCAAAGGGTCTACGCAAGTCCCAGTCGTCGGAAGATGGACACCAAGGGCGAGGGCGAGGAGATCACGTATCCGCACATCTGCTTTATGGTCGATAATTTCGACGAGGTGTTCAGCGACATCTTGGTGCGCGACGGGGAGATGGTGTGCGTCGAGCTGGTGGCCAACGACAAAGATGGAGCCGTCCAAGGGGTGATCTTCTTGGGGTCCATTCGCTATGATGCCTTGAAAAAGGTGTACGATGCCAGG CAATCCAGTCTGAGTTCCAAGGTGGCGCAACGCATGTCCTTTGGCCTGTTCAGCAGTGGAGCTGGTGTCCAAACGCGCTGTGAGTTTGTCCGGATGAAGGGACCTCAGGGAAAGGGCCACGCCGAGATGGCGGTGACCAAGCCAAAAGGATCCGGTGTGGAGACACCCACCAGCGAGCCGGGGTTCTGTGCCACGGACATGTGGGACGAGTGGGAGGAGGAGAACGACGACTATTGCACCTATCGACATCAGCGACGACTCAGCGATCCGAGCGCCAATCTCAATAACTTCTCACGCTACGGGTGGCGTACGAAGAACTCGAATAACCAGGATATGGTGGGCAGTGGCACCAGTCCCAGTGTGGGCGCCAAGGCGCGATCGGAGAACGAGGGACTGGACTCGCTGGCTAGCGAGGTGTCAGAAATCGAGGCTGGAGATTTGCGCGACG ATCAGCAACGTCCTGCTTTCTCGGCCTCTGCGGCAAAACTGCACCCAAATCCGAACTGCGAGACACACAAACTCGCGACTGGTGACCAAGAAAAGTTACCCCAAGAATCTCCCAGTGAGAGTACTTCCTCTGCTCCAGCGGAAGCCGCTGTTCCTGCTGTTACTCCGCCCCCATTGAGTGCCGCCGTGGAGGTCACAGTTGCCGGCGACAACAGCGGTACTGGTCAAAGCTCAACCACGGGCTGCAATTGCTttggtggcaaaaagtgtAAGAAGCGCTGGGCGTCGGCCAAGAACACGGACACACCGGAAATGTCCGAGGTATACTGCCCCAGTTGCGAGGATCCGTCCAACGAGTCGCCCGCCTGCCTGGCCAAGATGCCCGACAAGCGGCCCACCCGTCTCAAGCCCAAGAGCAGCATCCTAAGTGTGGAGAGCGAGTTGCTCGTGGGCAAAAGAAGCAGTTTCCGGCTACCATCGGAGACCAAACGCAAGCAACAGGGCGGAAGCATTACGAGGAGTGCCTCCCTGAGTGCCGCTGATCGCAGGACCAGTCTCCCGGTGGCCACCAAAAGGATTATACCTCCAAGACTGCGCACGGCCAAAGCCAAGGATCTCGAGAAAGAcaaggagaaggaaaaggaTAAAAACAAGGAGAACGACAAGAAGTCTTCAAATCAGAAGGTCAACGGTTCAGCGACCAACTTTCTGGCCAAGATGTCGCCGAAGCGGCTTAAAGCCGGCAAAGAGAAGGAGAAGGACAAATGCGGCGAcaaggagaaggaaaaggaCAAGGGCAAAGCGATTGATGCAGCTAAAAAGAAAGCTGTTAATAATAACAATCCAAGGCCCGACACTTCCAAAACGGAGGAGTACGAGATCGCCGATGATGCTACCTCGCTGAATGGAAGTGAATCTGAAGCAGTTGGAGCTGCCAAGATGGTCCTCCTAAGTGAGAGCGACAGCAAGCTGATGATTAGTGTGCGCGGACGAGAAGAGCTGCCGGTGGTGGATTCTCCCAAGAACCCGACAAAACGTTTTGAAAAGTGTGTCGGCTTGCCAGTGGAGCCGGAGAATCATCCGCTGCAGCCGGACGAGAACAATGAGAACGAGCAGAGCGACATCACAAACGTGATATCGCCCACGGAACTAACACCCATGCTGGATGTGGCCAATGGCAACGAGCAGGTCACCAGTGCTACTCTTCCGAGAACAGCCAAACAGGCTCACGTCAGCAAGATGCTGCATTTGGTGCCCAAGCGCAGAACACCCGATGGCACTAACATCTACTATTGGTGCGATGTGCCCAAAAAGGCAATAAAAG AGCTCGACGATGGCGCTTATAATCCCCTGTGGACTAGTCGAGGCTTCACGCAATCTTTTCATTTCTGGAAGGAGAATAGAAGACAGCAGTCGACGCCGCTCAATGCATTCCTCACTTATGTGACACTGCCCTGGTGGAGCATTGCAAAAG ATCTCTTGGATCACCGGGAAACACCTATTCTGACCTTTTAG